The proteins below come from a single Cannabis sativa cultivar Pink pepper isolate KNU-18-1 chromosome 3, ASM2916894v1, whole genome shotgun sequence genomic window:
- the LOC115710069 gene encoding nuclear pore complex protein NUP93A: MANDQDMSSWTDLLHSSSKLLEQAAPSAQFPPLQRNLDQLETLSKKLKSKTLRTEAPSQSIAATRLLAREGINAEQLARDLKSFELKTTFEDVFPAEATTVEEYLQQVHEMAIISAVQEAQKDNLRSFNDYMLKVLEEDWQKEKRDSLQSLSRISTLPRTNMIVSSSGGARSGQIVSMTSSPQASSGASSMQLVPLANKPILEKKAAVYAEVVKNLNEARERGLPFKPATAFKGAYESLGLDASGGKSVHFQKIWHLIQALTGEDSSVPKNVSKKMSLIIGARRHLERGHEKYVMDTIQSHPAQAALGGVVGNMQRIRAFLRIRLRDYGVLDFDAGDSRRQPPVDTTWQQIYFCLRTGYYDEARNVAASSRSSHQFAPLLMEWINTGGMVPKEVAAAASEECDKMLRMGDRMSRAAYDKKKLLLYAIISGSRKHIDRLLRDLPTLFNTIEDFLWFKLSAVRDCPVGPPSVVISDNLVPYTLDDLQGYLNKFEPSYYTKNGKDPLVYPYVLLLSIQLIPAILYLSKEAGDEGYNIDAAHISIVLADHEIFSEGVGGGQKMGVMDANAEASSLIRQYGALYLRLGNLPMALEYYAQAAAAVGGGQLSWSGRGTVDQRRQKNLMLKQLLTELLLKDSGIYLLLGTRGAGEEGQLNRFLNDEKSRKQFLLEAAHQCQEAGLYDKSIEIQKRIGAFSMALDTINKCLSEAICAISRGRLDGESRTSGFVHSGNEILETYKYHLEVSPQERESVTEQQTVLRQLEAILSVHKLVKLGHYIDALREVARLPFLPLDPRTPDIAPDVFQNLSPHVQACVPDLLRVALTCLDNVTDSDGSLRALRAKIASFIATNSSRNWPRDLYEKIARSL, translated from the exons ATGGCGAACGATCAAGACATGAGTAGCTGGACAGATCTCCTCCACTCATCCTCGAAGCTTCTCGAGCAAGCAGCTCCTTCAGCTCAATTCCCTCCTCTTCAG AGAAATTTGGATCAGTTAGAAACATTGTCTAAGAAGCTCAAGTCAAAAACCCTAAGAACTGAGGCTCCATCTCAATCGATTGCTGCCACAAG GCTGCTTGCAAGGGAGGGAATAAATGCAGAGCAACTTGCGCGGGACCTGAAGTCTTTTGAATTGAAA acaacATTTGAGGATGTTTTCCCTGCAGAGGCAACAACTGTTGAGGAATATCTGCAGCAG GTCCATGAAATGGCAATTATTTCAGCTGTCCAAGAAGCTCAAAAGGACAACCTCAGAAGTTTTAATGATTACATGTTGAAAGTGTTGGAG GAGGATTGGCAAAAAGAAAAGCGAGATAGTCTTCAAAGCTTGAGTCGAATTTCCACATTACCTAGAACTAACATGATAGTTAGCAGTAGTGGGGGTGCTCGCTCTGGTCAGATAGTGTCGATGACTTCTAGCCCTCAAGCTTCATCTGGTGCATCTAGCATGCAGCTTGTACCTCTTGCTAACAAGCCTATCCTAGAGAAAAAAGCAGCTGTCTATGCTGAAGTTGTAAAGAATCTGAATGAAGCAAGAGAACGTGGTTTACCATTTAAA CCTGCTACAGCTTTTAAGGGTGCTTATGAGAGTTTAGGCCTTGATGCATCTGGTGGAAAATCCGTTCATTTTCAGAAGATTTGGCACCTTATTCAG GCATTGACTGGTGAAGACTCATCTGTTCCAAAAAATGTGTCAAAAAAGATGTCTTTAATTATTGGTGCAAGGCGCCATCTTGAGCGCGGTCATGAGAAATATGTAATGGATACTATACAAAGTCATCCTGCCCAG GCTGCACTTGGTGGGGTTGTTGGAAACATGCAAAGAATTCGTGCATTCCTCCGG ATCCGTTTGAGGGACTATGGAGTTCTAGATTTTGATGCAGGTGATTCTAGAAGGCAGCCTCCTGTGGATACAACTTGGCAGCAG ATATACTTTTGCCTGAGAACTGGGTATTATGATGAAGCTAGAAATGTTGCTGCGTCTTCCCGTTCTTCACACCAGTTTGCTCCTctg CTTATGGAATGGATCAACACGGGAGGTATGGTGCCTAAAGAAGTTGCAGCTGCTGCCTCAGAAGAATGTGACAAAATGTTAAGAATGGGCGATCGAATGAGCCGAGCTGCATATGACAAGAAAAAGCTGTTATTATATGCTATCATATCCGGGTCACGCAAGCACATTGACAGATTATTGAGAGATTTACCCACACTTTTCAATACCATAGAGGACTTCTTGTGGTTTAAATTGTCAGCTGTCCGAGACTGCCCAGTTGGCCCCCCTTCAGTTGTTATAAGTGACAACTTGGTTCCATACACTCTGGATGATTTGCAGGGATACCTAAACAAGTTTGAGCCCTCATATTATACCAAAAATGGAAAGGACCCTTTAGTATATCCATATGTTTTGCTTTTAAGCATTCAGTTGATACCAGCTATCTTATACTTGTCTAAGGAAGCAGGAGATGAAGGTTATAATATTGATGCTGCACACATATCAATTGTGCTGGCTGACCATGAAATCTTTTCTGAAGGTGTTGGGGGTGGACAGAAAATGGGGGTGATGGATGCTAATGCAGAGGCATCTAGCTTGATTAGACAGTATGGGGCCTTGTATCTTCGTCTTGGTAATCTTCCAATGGCACTAGAATATTACGCTCAAGCTGCTGCAGCAGTTGGTGGGGGACAGTTGTCATGGTCCGGGAGAGGTACTGTAGACCAACGAAGACAGAAAAACTTGATGCTAAAACAACTTCTAACAGAGCTGTTGTTGAAAGATAGCGGAATCTATCTGCTACTTGGTACAAGAGGTGCGGGAGAAGAAGGTCAATTGAATCGGTTTTTGAATGACGAGAAATCTAGAAAGCAGTTCTTGCTTGAAGCTGCTCACCAGTGTCAGGAAGCTGGATTATACGACAAG tctattgaaattcaaaaaagaaTTGGGGCATTTTCAATGGCATTGGATACAATTAACAAGTGTCTCTCCGAAGCAATCTGTGCCATCTCACGTGGTAGATTGGATGGTGAAAGCCGGACTTCTGGCTTCGTTCATTCTGGAAATGAGATATTGGAGACGTACAAATATCATCTTGAAGTCAG TCCTCAAGAAAGAGAGAGCGTTACAGAACAGCAGACAGTGTTAAGACAACTGGAGGCAATACTCTCAGTTCACAAGTTGGTTAAACTTGGTCACTATATTGATGCTCTCAGGGAGGTTGCAAGACTTCCCTTTCTTCCTCTGGATCCAAGAACTCCCGACATTGCGCCTGATGTGTTTCAAAACTTGTCTCCTCATGTTCAAGCTTGTGTTCCAGACCTTCTCAGAGTTGCCCTTACTTGTCTGGATAATGTCACAGATTCTGATGGATCGCTCCGGGCCTTGAGGGCAAAG ATTGCGTCTTTTATTGCGACTAATTCGAGTAGGAATTGGCCTCGGGACTTGTATGAAAAGATCGCAAGAAGCTTATGA